From the genome of Scytonema hofmannii PCC 7110, one region includes:
- a CDS encoding glycosyltransferase family 2 protein: MVSIPQVSVIVPAYNVSSYIEDALRSLQRQSFQEFEALVVDDGSTDRTADLVQPYVEKDSRFRLLQKQNGGLSSARNYGIRYACGEYIALLDADDIYHPDKLTNHVARLKRDPNVGVVYSASQAIRDDGRPTFMHLSGKPVHSNPLLALLCKNFVGHGSNAVFRRSLVDEVGEFDESLRSSEDVDFWLRVSATQKWKFERESRVLCYYRVRPSGLSFNVAQMQHYNEQVIRNAFLRSPELVEPILPTAYAYMHRYLARLSLQGGHSEKARYFLEQALAFDKSIFYHDLRSLLTLFAVFLAPIAQPTIRRSIG, encoded by the coding sequence ATGGTTAGTATCCCTCAAGTCAGTGTTATAGTCCCCGCCTATAACGTGAGTTCTTATATAGAAGATGCATTGCGATCGCTACAGCGCCAATCTTTTCAGGAATTTGAGGCGCTGGTTGTTGATGATGGTTCCACCGATCGTACAGCAGATCTCGTTCAGCCTTACGTAGAAAAGGATTCTCGATTTCGATTATTGCAAAAACAAAATGGTGGGTTGTCATCAGCACGCAATTATGGCATTCGTTACGCTTGTGGAGAATACATAGCCCTGTTAGATGCTGACGATATATACCATCCAGACAAATTAACTAACCATGTAGCAAGGCTAAAGCGCGATCCAAATGTGGGTGTAGTTTATAGTGCTTCACAAGCAATTCGTGACGACGGACGCCCAACATTCATGCACTTAAGTGGTAAACCAGTCCACTCCAATCCACTCCTCGCTTTACTTTGCAAGAATTTTGTGGGACATGGTTCTAATGCTGTATTCCGCCGCTCATTAGTGGATGAGGTGGGTGAATTTGATGAAAGCTTACGCAGTTCTGAAGATGTTGATTTTTGGTTGAGAGTATCAGCAACACAGAAATGGAAATTCGAGCGCGAATCACGAGTTTTGTGCTACTACCGCGTCCGCCCTTCTGGACTTTCATTTAATGTAGCGCAGATGCAGCATTATAACGAACAGGTGATTCGGAATGCTTTTCTTCGTTCCCCAGAGTTGGTTGAGCCTATTTTACCAACAGCTTACGCTTATATGCACCGTTACTTAGCCCGCTTGTCTCTTCAAGGAGGTCATTCAGAAAAAGCACGTTATTTTCTTGAGCAAGCTTTAGCATTTGATAAGTCAATTTTTTATCACGATTTGCGATCGCTGCTGACTTTATTTGCTGTGTTTCTTGCACCAATCGCTCAACCAACCATTCGACGCTCTATTGGTTAA
- a CDS encoding malectin domain-containing carbohydrate-binding protein, producing the protein MVNKALFTIDPSSSGINTSTYTASSFKITNNSTTGQKINRVLIDLSSSILPDLIFDPYGTAGDSTAKGFTVDNEGSTGYVSYNYLKAHDSGFDALEIIFNGFDPGKTFTFSIDVDPTSIKGLPAPGPNESGSVSGLELVGTTVTVDFSDNTSYTGQTYRIPNSSDGSQVIIQPNIPVKPTLEVLGLTSTQSTVSEANQTVRVYGSQGASVNLLVMEAGLFTNNGSGFDLDPFEANSAISVNEKVVTIGAAGYVDIPITLTNSHADGGRNHIVAVAKASDGSTSLLSTVQVVQLAASPNNNPAPTPGAIRINAGGEAYTDTTGHLWSADQYFSGGSAKNYASAIANTVEDPLYQNERTGKTINYAIPVANGEYTVNLKLAELYWGSAGKRIFDVSAENQLFFDNLDIFAESGAKNQALDKSFKTIVTDGVLNLSFVASADNAKIDAIEITPVGSPTPSVLVQPTGGSTSVAEGGATDSYSLVLSTKPTANVTINLAVGNQLSANKTSVTFTPDNWNIAQTITLTAVDDTVVEGSQTASITHTVSSSDSNYNTISVPNVAVTIADNDRPAPTSAAIRINAGGQAYTDTTGHLWSADQYFLNGKLYSTAAAIANTVEDPLYQNERSGKILDYAIPVANGEYTVNLKLAELYWGSAGKRIFDVSAENQLFFDNLDIFAESGAKNKALDKSFKTIVTDGVLNLSFVASVDNAKIDAIEIVPVGTPTPSVLIQPTGGSTSVTEGGATDSYSLALSTKPTANVTINLAVGNQLSANKTSVTFTPDNWNIAQTITLTAVDDTVVEGSQTASITHTVSSTDSNYSSLSVPNVSVTIADNDNSAPTPGAIRINTGGEAYTDTTGLLWSADQYFSGGTAKNYASAIANTVEDPLYQNERTGKTVNYAIPVANGEYTVNLKLAELYWGSAGKRIFDVSAENQLFFDNLDIFAESGAKNQALDKSFKTIVTDGVLNLSFVASVDNAKIDAIEIVPVGTPTPSVLVQPTGGSTSVTEGGATDSYSLVLSTKPTANVTINLAVGNQLSANKTSVTFTPDNWNTAQTITLTAVDDTVVEGAQTASITHTVSSTDSNYSNLSVPNVSVTIADNDSPVPTPGTIRIDVGAQQAYTDLAGNVWSPDQHFLNGTIFTTGAAIAKTDDDPLYQTHRTAKNLAYEIPVANGNYLVNLHFAESYWNDYGQRVFDISLEGEQVYDNLDIFGQSKNAFFPGKNSALALSFPEITVTDSKLNVNFAASFDNAALAALEVIPLTGPRMILHQTARSTEVMEGGYNDTYSIVLNTKPTANVTINLTTDSQISTDKTSVTFTPNNWNVAQAIAVNAINDTLAEGAQTVNIAHTITSADSDYSSLSASNLAVKVIDNELPPINFTKKKVAAIGDPTTGAWGPDGRLYVGTYSGEIRAYTFDDNYNVIGTQIINTLMSLPNSDILGIAFNPFDSTPKIYVSHSKLYGNGGSSFPETELSEYSGQVSVLEGPNFSVVKPLITGLPVSNHDHGVNGLTFDNQGNLYIAVGGNTNGGVPNSSIGGLPESPFTAAILKADITKANFNGQIEYVLPPDFEPPSGLTFDAEDSQVFGDEAKVASGVDVSVYASGLRNPYDVAFTTKGILYATDNGHNKGFGSLSTSATTEIPAYGTPDELNLVEEGNYYGHPNRNRGSEDDRQNVFYGPSQASIPGVYTAPLTTMSPSTNGIVEYRATTFNNQLRGDLFAQQWNKQLYNFSLSSNGRQVQKVDSLTGVTDGLDIEVGPGGVIFGMDFAEDAITVATPNDSSIVGMKAFDIDRWRAAATGGGQFIIGGVNFGSLADTTVKIGGQNATLTSVSGKRIMGTLPSFSNPSNDLLDIEVYSNGQQSMIPDAFLALSGNTGLG; encoded by the coding sequence ATGGTTAACAAAGCTCTATTTACTATAGATCCGTCTAGTAGTGGCATTAACACAAGTACTTATACGGCTTCTTCTTTTAAAATTACTAACAACTCAACAACTGGACAGAAAATAAATCGGGTACTTATTGATTTGAGTTCTAGTATTCTGCCAGATTTAATCTTCGATCCTTATGGAACGGCTGGCGATAGCACAGCTAAAGGTTTCACGGTAGATAATGAAGGGAGTACGGGGTATGTTTCTTATAACTACCTCAAAGCTCACGATAGTGGGTTTGATGCTTTAGAGATTATTTTTAATGGATTCGATCCTGGTAAGACTTTTACTTTTTCTATTGATGTCGATCCAACAAGTATCAAAGGTTTACCTGCACCCGGTCCTAATGAATCTGGTAGTGTTTCTGGGTTAGAGCTTGTAGGTACTACAGTCACGGTTGATTTTAGTGATAATACTAGCTACACGGGACAGACTTACAGAATTCCTAACAGTTCAGATGGTTCACAAGTCATTATTCAACCAAATATTCCTGTTAAACCTACATTGGAAGTCCTGGGTTTGACTTCAACACAATCAACTGTATCGGAAGCTAATCAAACAGTTCGAGTCTATGGTTCTCAGGGAGCTTCAGTTAACCTGTTGGTCATGGAGGCTGGTTTATTTACAAATAATGGTAGCGGGTTCGATTTAGATCCTTTTGAAGCTAACTCGGCTATTTCTGTAAATGAGAAGGTTGTTACTATTGGAGCAGCAGGTTATGTTGATATTCCAATCACCCTAACAAATTCTCATGCTGATGGAGGTCGCAACCATATTGTTGCGGTTGCAAAAGCATCAGATGGTTCAACAAGTTTGCTTTCTACCGTACAAGTTGTACAGCTTGCTGCAAGTCCAAACAATAACCCAGCACCAACACCGGGAGCGATTCGGATTAATGCAGGTGGTGAAGCTTATACTGATACCACAGGTCATCTCTGGAGTGCAGACCAATATTTCTCTGGCGGTTCTGCCAAAAATTATGCTTCTGCGATCGCCAACACTGTGGAAGATCCCCTTTATCAAAACGAGCGTACTGGTAAAACCATCAATTACGCGATTCCAGTCGCCAACGGGGAATACACTGTTAATCTCAAGTTAGCAGAACTGTACTGGGGTAGTGCAGGGAAACGTATTTTCGATGTCAGTGCGGAAAATCAACTCTTCTTTGATAACTTAGATATTTTTGCGGAATCTGGCGCGAAAAATCAAGCTTTGGATAAGTCCTTCAAGACGATCGTCACTGACGGTGTTCTGAATTTAAGCTTTGTGGCTAGTGCTGATAATGCCAAAATTGATGCCATAGAAATCACCCCTGTTGGTAGTCCAACACCAAGTGTCCTTGTACAACCAACAGGAGGTAGCACGAGTGTGGCGGAAGGGGGAGCTACTGACTCTTACTCCCTGGTTCTCAGTACTAAACCCACAGCAAATGTCACCATTAACTTAGCTGTTGGCAATCAACTCAGTGCAAATAAGACCAGTGTTACCTTCACCCCTGATAACTGGAATATTGCTCAAACTATTACCCTCACTGCTGTTGATGATACTGTAGTCGAAGGTTCGCAAACAGCTAGTATCACTCACACTGTCAGTAGTAGTGATAGCAATTACAACACCATTAGCGTTCCAAATGTCGCCGTCACCATTGCAGATAACGATCGCCCAGCACCTACATCAGCAGCGATTCGGATTAATGCGGGCGGTCAAGCTTACACTGATACCACAGGTCATCTCTGGAGTGCAGACCAATATTTCTTGAATGGTAAACTCTATAGTACGGCGGCGGCGATCGCTAACACTGTGGAAGATCCCCTCTATCAAAACGAGCGTTCTGGAAAAATATTAGATTACGCAATTCCAGTCGCCAACGGGGAATACACCGTTAACCTCAAGTTAGCAGAACTTTACTGGGGTAGTGCGGGGAAACGCATTTTCGATGTCAGTGCAGAGAATCAACTCTTCTTTGATAACTTAGATATTTTTGCGGAATCTGGCGCGAAAAACAAAGCTTTGGATAAGTCCTTCAAGACGATCGTCACTGACGGTGTTTTAAATTTGAGCTTTGTGGCTAGTGTTGATAATGCCAAAATTGATGCCATAGAAATCGTCCCTGTTGGTACGCCAACACCAAGCGTCCTTATACAACCAACAGGAGGTAGCACGAGTGTGACGGAAGGGGGAGCTACTGACTCTTACTCCCTAGCTCTCAGTACTAAACCCACAGCAAATGTCACCATTAACTTAGCTGTTGGCAATCAACTCAGTGCAAATAAGACCAGTGTTACCTTCACCCCTGATAACTGGAATATTGCTCAAACTATTACCCTCACTGCTGTTGATGATACTGTAGTCGAAGGTTCGCAAACAGCTAGTATCACTCACACTGTCAGTAGTACTGATAGTAATTACAGCAGCCTGAGCGTTCCAAATGTCTCCGTCACCATCGCAGATAACGACAATTCAGCACCAACACCGGGAGCGATTCGGATTAATACAGGTGGTGAAGCTTATACTGATACCACAGGTCTTCTCTGGAGTGCAGACCAATATTTCTCTGGCGGAACTGCTAAAAATTATGCTTCTGCGATCGCCAACACTGTGGAAGATCCCCTTTATCAAAACGAGCGTACTGGTAAAACTGTCAATTACGCGATTCCAGTCGCCAACGGGGAATACACTGTTAACCTCAAGTTAGCAGAACTTTATTGGGGTAGCGCAGGGAAAAGAATTTTCGATGTCAGTGCGGAAAATCAACTCTTCTTTGATAACTTAGATATTTTTGCGGAATCTGGCGCGAAAAATCAAGCTTTGGATAAGTCTTTCAAGACGATCGTCACTGACGGTGTTCTGAATTTAAGCTTTGTGGCTAGTGTTGATAATGCCAAAATTGATGCCATAGAAATCGTCCCTGTTGGTACGCCAACACCAAGCGTCCTTGTACAACCAACAGGAGGTAGCACGAGTGTGACGGAAGGGGGAGCTACTGACTCTTACTCTCTGGTTCTCAGTACTAAACCCACAGCAAATGTCACCATTAACTTAGCTGTTGGCAATCAACTCAGTGCAAATAAGACCAGTGTTACCTTCACCCCTGATAACTGGAATACGGCTCAAACTATTACCCTCACGGCTGTTGATGATACTGTGGTCGAAGGAGCACAAACAGCTAGTATCACTCACACTGTCAGTAGTACTGATAGCAATTACAGCAACCTGAGCGTTCCAAATGTCTCAGTTACCATTGCAGATAACGATAGCCCAGTCCCGACACCAGGAACGATTCGTATTGATGTTGGTGCTCAGCAAGCTTACACCGATCTTGCTGGTAATGTTTGGAGTCCAGATCAGCATTTCCTTAACGGTACAATCTTTACTACAGGTGCGGCGATCGCAAAAACTGACGACGATCCCCTCTATCAAACGCACCGTACTGCCAAAAACTTAGCTTACGAAATCCCTGTGGCAAATGGCAATTACCTTGTGAATCTGCACTTTGCTGAATCTTACTGGAATGATTATGGTCAGAGGGTCTTCGATATTTCTCTTGAGGGCGAGCAAGTATACGATAACCTAGATATTTTTGGACAATCCAAAAACGCATTTTTCCCTGGTAAGAATTCTGCTCTTGCTTTGTCTTTCCCAGAAATTACTGTGACTGATAGCAAGCTTAATGTTAATTTTGCCGCCAGCTTTGACAACGCTGCACTTGCTGCTTTAGAAGTTATCCCTCTCACCGGTCCAAGAATGATTCTGCATCAGACTGCACGCAGTACTGAAGTTATGGAAGGGGGATACAATGATACTTACTCAATAGTTCTCAATACTAAACCCACAGCAAATGTCACCATCAATTTGACGACAGACAGCCAAATCAGTACTGACAAAACAAGCGTTACCTTCACTCCTAATAACTGGAATGTTGCTCAAGCGATCGCAGTCAATGCGATTAACGACACCCTAGCAGAAGGTGCTCAAACAGTCAACATTGCTCACACGATTACCAGTGCAGATAGTGACTACAGCAGCCTGAGCGCTTCCAATCTTGCGGTTAAGGTCATTGATAATGAACTTCCTCCCATCAATTTCACAAAGAAAAAAGTCGCTGCAATAGGCGACCCCACCACAGGTGCTTGGGGTCCAGATGGTAGGTTGTACGTAGGTACTTACAGTGGTGAAATTCGAGCATATACCTTTGATGACAACTACAATGTGATTGGCACACAAATCATCAACACTCTGATGAGTCTGCCTAATTCTGATATCTTAGGTATTGCTTTCAATCCTTTTGACTCGACTCCGAAAATTTACGTATCCCACAGTAAACTCTACGGTAATGGTGGAAGTAGCTTCCCTGAAACTGAACTTTCAGAATATAGCGGTCAGGTTTCAGTTCTCGAAGGACCCAATTTTTCAGTTGTGAAACCTTTAATTACGGGTTTACCAGTTTCAAACCATGACCACGGGGTTAATGGCTTGACATTTGATAATCAAGGTAATTTGTACATTGCAGTTGGTGGTAATACCAATGGTGGTGTTCCCAATAGCAGCATAGGCGGTCTTCCAGAGTCTCCGTTTACAGCCGCTATCCTCAAAGCCGACATTACAAAAGCCAACTTCAATGGTCAGATTGAGTATGTTTTACCACCTGATTTTGAACCACCCAGTGGATTAACCTTCGACGCAGAAGACAGCCAAGTCTTTGGAGATGAAGCAAAGGTCGCGTCTGGCGTGGATGTATCTGTGTATGCTAGCGGTCTCCGAAATCCTTACGATGTGGCATTTACTACAAAAGGAATACTGTATGCCACAGATAACGGACACAATAAAGGCTTTGGTAGCCTCTCCACTTCCGCAACCACTGAAATACCTGCCTATGGTACACCAGATGAACTAAACTTGGTGGAAGAAGGGAATTATTACGGTCATCCCAATCGAAATCGCGGAAGCGAAGACGACCGTCAGAACGTTTTTTATGGACCATCTCAAGCAAGTATTCCAGGAGTATACACTGCTCCATTAACAACGATGAGTCCCTCAACCAATGGAATTGTTGAATATCGAGCAACGACATTCAACAACCAATTGCGCGGAGACTTATTCGCTCAGCAATGGAACAAACAGCTTTATAACTTTAGTCTCTCATCAAATGGCAGACAAGTACAAAAAGTTGACTCCCTCACTGGTGTTACCGATGGGTTAGATATAGAAGTTGGTCCCGGAGGTGTCATTTTTGGTATGGATTTTGCTGAAGACGCGATTACAGTTGCGACTCCTAACGATTCATCCATAGTTGGGATGAAAGCCTTTGATATCGACAGATGGCGTGCTGCTGCTACAGGTGGTGGTCAGTTTATTATTGGTGGAGTTAACTTTGGTAGTTTAGCGGATACCACAGTCAAAATTGGTGGACAAAACGCAACTCTTACCTCTGTTTCTGGTAAGAGAATTATGGGAACCCTACCATCTTTTTCTAACCCATCTAATGATTTGTTAGACATAGAAGTTTACAGTAACGGTCAGCAATCTATGATACCAGATGCTTTCTTAGCTTTATCTGGGAATACTGGTTTGGGTTAA
- a CDS encoding beta-1,6-N-acetylglucosaminyltransferase: MRVCYLIQSHRNPEQINRLIKTIKQISPNSFIIVSHDFSSSNLNLEVLNDLQNVKVIPGLGGRGNFSIIHGYMNAVSWLFQNNIDFDWLINLSGQDYPTQHLSQMHNLLAETRYDGFLEYFNVLSPESHWSIREGYSRYFYKYQQLPSIAKLPDWGKDLLAPVKILNYIQPFVRLNIAFGMFGVKSSTPFNEDFICYGGSFFCTLSKRCVEYLYKFYLLRPDIVSFYEGVNVPEESFLQTVLLNSGLFNLCNDNKVYIDFSGSRNGRPRLLTADDFGMIAQSQSYFARKFDLNKDSKVLDLLDSNILSAI, from the coding sequence ATGCGCGTTTGTTATCTCATTCAAAGCCATAGAAATCCAGAGCAAATTAATCGCTTGATAAAGACTATTAAACAAATAAGTCCAAATTCTTTTATCATTGTGAGTCATGATTTTTCTAGTTCTAATTTGAATTTAGAAGTTCTGAATGATTTGCAAAATGTCAAGGTAATTCCTGGGTTGGGGGGACGAGGCAATTTTTCCATCATTCATGGATATATGAATGCTGTATCATGGCTTTTCCAAAACAATATCGACTTTGATTGGTTAATAAATCTCTCTGGACAAGATTATCCTACCCAGCATCTCTCACAAATGCATAATCTTCTGGCTGAGACACGGTATGATGGTTTCTTAGAATATTTTAATGTTCTTTCTCCAGAAAGCCATTGGAGTATTAGAGAGGGGTATTCGCGCTATTTTTACAAATACCAACAACTCCCTTCTATCGCTAAACTACCTGATTGGGGCAAGGATTTGCTTGCACCAGTAAAAATTCTTAATTACATACAGCCTTTTGTGAGGCTTAATATTGCTTTTGGTATGTTTGGTGTAAAAAGTTCTACTCCTTTCAATGAAGACTTTATCTGTTATGGCGGCTCTTTCTTCTGTACTTTATCTAAAAGATGTGTGGAGTACTTGTATAAGTTTTACCTATTGCGTCCAGATATTGTGAGTTTCTATGAGGGAGTTAATGTACCAGAAGAGTCTTTCCTTCAAACGGTATTGCTCAACAGTGGTTTATTCAACTTGTGCAATGATAACAAGGTTTATATTGATTTTTCTGGCTCTCGAAATGGTCGTCCGCGCTTGTTAACGGCGGATGATTTTGGAATGATCGCGCAAAGTCAGTCTTATTTTGCTAGAAAGTTTGATTTAAATAAAGATAGTAAGGTTTTGGATCTTTTAGATAGCAATATTTTGTCAGCGATTTAA
- a CDS encoding glycosyltransferase family 2 protein, which translates to MEPLVSVVIPTYSRSQLVKRAVISALAQTLHNIEVIVVIDGSDPATCAALAQIKDSRLKVIELPTNQGCRAARKAGIDAASGKWIASLDDDDQWMPQKLELQLKAAESSQHKFPIVTCYLVARSPKSDAILPRRLPKPSEAISDYLFVRNTLFQGEGLIQSSTIFTSKELLQKVPILVNSQRHDDWDWLLRASSVEGVGVEFVPDILSIWYVGDPRPSLSKNNPWQASLDWIRAKRDLVTPRAYSSFILAEVSARAAKARDWNALFPLLWEAVRFGKPQLKDILLCLGMWFISPEQRNSLRHLLAKKVKAMST; encoded by the coding sequence TTGGAACCTTTAGTTAGTGTGGTCATACCCACTTATTCCAGATCGCAGTTAGTTAAACGAGCAGTTATTAGTGCTTTAGCACAAACTCTTCACAACATAGAAGTCATTGTTGTGATTGATGGTTCAGATCCAGCAACCTGTGCTGCTTTAGCACAGATCAAAGACTCCCGACTGAAGGTTATAGAATTACCAACCAATCAAGGTTGCCGTGCGGCTCGTAAAGCTGGTATTGATGCTGCTAGTGGCAAATGGATTGCTTCTTTAGATGACGACGACCAATGGATGCCTCAAAAGTTAGAGTTACAATTGAAAGCTGCAGAAAGTTCTCAGCACAAGTTTCCTATTGTTACGTGCTACTTAGTTGCTCGTTCACCTAAAAGCGATGCTATCTTGCCCAGAAGGCTTCCCAAACCATCTGAAGCAATAAGTGACTACTTGTTTGTTCGTAATACTTTGTTCCAAGGAGAAGGGCTGATTCAATCTTCAACCATCTTTACATCCAAAGAATTACTGCAGAAAGTTCCTATTTTGGTGAATTCTCAGAGACATGATGATTGGGATTGGTTGTTGCGGGCATCTTCTGTAGAAGGAGTAGGAGTCGAGTTTGTGCCTGATATTCTCTCGATTTGGTATGTGGGAGATCCGCGTCCGAGCTTGAGTAAGAACAATCCTTGGCAAGCTTCTTTAGATTGGATTAGAGCAAAACGAGATTTAGTCACGCCAAGAGCCTATTCCTCTTTTATCCTTGCAGAAGTTAGCGCACGGGCTGCTAAAGCACGTGATTGGAACGCACTTTTTCCACTGCTGTGGGAGGCAGTTAGGTTTGGTAAACCTCAGCTTAAGGATATTCTTCTGTGTCTGGGTATGTGGTTTATCTCTCCAGAACAACGTAATTCGTTGCGCCACCTTCTAGCGAAGAAAGTCAAAGCAATGTCTACCTGA